One window of Clarias gariepinus isolate MV-2021 ecotype Netherlands chromosome 21, CGAR_prim_01v2, whole genome shotgun sequence genomic DNA carries:
- the dguok gene encoding deoxyguanosine kinase, mitochondrial isoform X1 produces the protein MPARCALFMRMVKRYIPDQTMCVLFSRVFCTAGFSRGICNINTRLDRVMETRRFLKHLPQHQLTNQTRDAGTRVKRISIEGNIAVGKSTFARLLSNAGRNWHVTPEPVSRWQNLEETSLQIGQPESSPQQTVSNLLQMMYQDPKRWSYTFQTFSCMSRLHMQLQPLPTCLLQAGGTRVQVFERSIYSDRYIFAQNMFELGNINSTEWAVYQDWHSFLVEEFGSKVQLEGIIYLRASPQTCMERLGRRGREEEQGIQLDYLETLHKQHDNWLINKSTRVHFDHLKNIPVLVLDGSLEFESDFEMQTKFITEVTNFFEVL, from the exons ATGCCTGCCCGTTGCGCGCTCTTTATGCGCATGGTAAAACGTTACATCCCTGACCAGACAATGTGCGTGCTGTTTTCACGGGTATTTTGCACAGCCGGCTTCTCTCGTGGCATATGTAACATAAACACCCGGTTAGACAGAGTTATGGAGACACGGCGGTTCCTAAAACATTTGCCCCAGCATCAGTTAACTAATCAAACACGGGATGCAGGAACACGTGTAAAGAGGATCTCTATTGAGGGCAACATAG CTGTTGGAAAGTCCACTTTTGCAAGGTTGCTGAGCAATGCAGGGCGAAACTGGCATGTGACACCTGAACCTGTTAGCAGATGGCAAAACCTTGAAGAGACATCTTTACAAATAGGACAG CCAGAGTCATCTCCCCAGCAAACAGTCAGCAACCTGCTGCAAATGATGTATCAAGATCCAAAACGCTGGTCCTACACCTTTCAGACATTTTCCTGTATGAGCCGTTTGCACATGCAGCTGCAGCCACTTCCTACATGTTTACTGCAAGCAGGAGGTACTCGTGTACAGGTGTTTGAACGATCCATCTACAGTGACAG GTATATTTTTGCTCAAAACATGTTTGAGCTAGGCAATATAAACTCCACAGAGTGGGCAGTATATCAGGACTGGCATTCCTTTCTTGTTGAGGAGTTTGGCTCTAAGGTACAACTAGAGGGGATCATATACCTTAGGGCATCTCCACAG ACTTGCATGGAGCGTCTCGGCCGCCGAGGTAGAGAAGAGGAGCAAGGAATACAGCTGGACTACCTTGAGACGCTACACAAGCAGCATGACAACTGGCTTATAAACAAATCTACAAG GGTTCACTTTGATCACCTGAAAAATATTCCAGTTCTGGTGCTGGATGGTAGTCTTGAGTTTGAGAGTGATTTTGAGATGCAGACCAAGTTTATAACTGAG gtAACTAACTTCTTTGAGGTTTTATGA
- the dguok gene encoding deoxyguanosine kinase, mitochondrial isoform X2: MPARCALFMRMVKRYIPDQTMCVLFSRVFCTAGFSRGICNINTRLDRVMETRRFLKHLPQHQLTNQTRDAGTRVKRISIEGNIAVGKSTFARLLSNAGRNWHVTPEPVSRWQNLEETSLQIGQPESSPQQTVSNLLQMMYQDPKRWSYTFQTFSCMSRLHMQLQPLPTCLLQAGGTRVQVFERSIYSDRYIFAQNMFELGNINSTEWAVYQDWHSFLVEEFGSKVQLEGIIYLRASPQTCMERLGRRGREEEQGIQLDYLETLHKQHDNWLINKSTRVHFDHLKNIPVLVLDGSLEFESDFEMQTKFITEVLI, translated from the exons ATGCCTGCCCGTTGCGCGCTCTTTATGCGCATGGTAAAACGTTACATCCCTGACCAGACAATGTGCGTGCTGTTTTCACGGGTATTTTGCACAGCCGGCTTCTCTCGTGGCATATGTAACATAAACACCCGGTTAGACAGAGTTATGGAGACACGGCGGTTCCTAAAACATTTGCCCCAGCATCAGTTAACTAATCAAACACGGGATGCAGGAACACGTGTAAAGAGGATCTCTATTGAGGGCAACATAG CTGTTGGAAAGTCCACTTTTGCAAGGTTGCTGAGCAATGCAGGGCGAAACTGGCATGTGACACCTGAACCTGTTAGCAGATGGCAAAACCTTGAAGAGACATCTTTACAAATAGGACAG CCAGAGTCATCTCCCCAGCAAACAGTCAGCAACCTGCTGCAAATGATGTATCAAGATCCAAAACGCTGGTCCTACACCTTTCAGACATTTTCCTGTATGAGCCGTTTGCACATGCAGCTGCAGCCACTTCCTACATGTTTACTGCAAGCAGGAGGTACTCGTGTACAGGTGTTTGAACGATCCATCTACAGTGACAG GTATATTTTTGCTCAAAACATGTTTGAGCTAGGCAATATAAACTCCACAGAGTGGGCAGTATATCAGGACTGGCATTCCTTTCTTGTTGAGGAGTTTGGCTCTAAGGTACAACTAGAGGGGATCATATACCTTAGGGCATCTCCACAG ACTTGCATGGAGCGTCTCGGCCGCCGAGGTAGAGAAGAGGAGCAAGGAATACAGCTGGACTACCTTGAGACGCTACACAAGCAGCATGACAACTGGCTTATAAACAAATCTACAAG GGTTCACTTTGATCACCTGAAAAATATTCCAGTTCTGGTGCTGGATGGTAGTCTTGAGTTTGAGAGTGATTTTGAGATGCAGACCAAGTTTATAACTGAG GTGCTGATATAA
- the mob1a gene encoding MOB kinase activator 1A, translated as MSFLFGSRSSKTFKPKKNIPEGSHQYELLKHAEATLGSGNLRAAVMLPEGEDLNEWIAVNTVDFFNQINMLYGTITEFCTETNCPVMSAGPKYEYHWADGTNIKKPIKCSAPKYIDYLMTWVQDQLDDETLFPSKIGVPFPKNFMSVAKTILKRLFRVYAHIYHQHFDSVMQLQEEAHLNTSFKHFIFFVQEFNLIDRRELVPLQELIEKLGTKDR; from the exons tGGCAGTCGGTCCTCGAAGACGTTcaaaccaaagaaaaacatTCCAGAGGGTTCTCACCAGTATGAGCTCTTGAAACATGCTGAAGCAACACTTGGAAGTGGTAACCTTCGAGCTGCTGTGATGTTACCGGAAGGAGAAGACCTTAATGAATGGATCGCTGTTAATA CTGTCGACTTCTTCAATCAGATCAACATGCTATATGGGACCATCACTGAATTCTGCACTGAAACCAACTGCCCTGTCATGTCTGCAGGGCCCAA GTATGAATATCACTGGGCTGATGGTACCAACATAAAGAAACCAATCAAATGCTCAGCTCCCAAATACATTGACTACTTGATGACTTGGGTCCAAGATCAGCTGGATGATGAAACATTGTTTCCTTCCAAAATTG GTGTGCCTTTCCCAAAAAACTTCATGTCAGTGGCTAAAACTATTCTGAAGCGTTTATTTAGAGTCTATGCTCATATTTACCACCAGCACTTTGACTCTGTTATGCAGCTACAGGAAGAGGCCCATCTCAATACTTCCTTcaaacatttcattttctttgtGCAG GAATTCAACCTGATTGACCGCAGAGAACTGGTTCCTCTGCAGGAACTTATCGAGAAACTAGGCACCAAGGACagataa